GCTGTACAGCTCTTCCAAGGTTCGACCTTCGACGAAGCCGGTGAGAATAATACGCGGGTCTTCTGCAACGGCGGCTTTGATCTGCTCGTAGTAGTCAGCAGAGTCCGAAGACCCTCCGGCGATGACCAGCTTCTTGTCGGTGTCGAGTCGTTTGAAGGCCTCGATCAGATAGTGCACGCCTTTTTCCGGAACGATGCGGCCTAGGAACAGCACGTAGTCGTCTTTGCCCAAGTCATAGCGTTCGGAGATCTCCTTAGCCGGCACCGGCTGATGACGCTCGATTCCGTTAGGAATGAACCGCACATCACGACCATACGTATCCTTGAAATACCGCTGCACGTTGCGGCTCAGCACGATGATCTCGTTCGCGTACTTCGCGGCGATCCGCTCTCCCAACTTCAGGTACGCGGATGCGAACCTGCCCCACTTGGCGCGTTGCCAGTCAAGACCATGAATTGTGGCCACGGTGCGGATGCCCGCCCAATGAGCCAATCGCAACGGCACGCAAGGACCTTCGGCGTGATAGTGAATCACGTCAGGGCGGGCTTTGATCGCTTTCAGGGTGGCAAAGAACGATGAGGTCAGCGCGGCCAGCCCCCTGACATCAATGGTGGTGACAGGTATGACCTTCACTCCTTTATATACATAAGGCGTGTCATCCCGATTGGCTGAATTGTCGTATTGGGCGCCGGCAACATTGTGCCCCCTACGGTTGTATACGACTACTTGTTCGCCTCGCGCGGCCATGCGAGTAGACAACTCCTCCGCCACGACTTCGATGCCGCCTTCGCGGGAAGGGATGCGCTTGTGACCAATAAACGCAATCTTCATCAGCGTTCCATAGAAGACATGCCGAACGGTATTACGAATACATAGCGGCCGTTATCGGACGAGGGGAATCACCTGGGATGTGATGAAACACCAGGAATAACGCCAATTCGTTAAATTGGCTGCGGTTGCCGTGCGGCATGTGAAGACTTTTGAATCATCGACGAGGGTATGTCGACAACGTACCCCCCTAATGACTATAGTTACCTGTAGTTTATTGGAAAGACTGGGATTGCATGGCCAAGGAAGGGTGAGTTGTGGACAGCTTGATATTGACCGATAACGGCCGTTATGTCGGATTTTTTTCTCCTCTGCCTATTTCTCGTTTCTTATACGTAAACGGATGGAGCGCCAGATGAAGATATGTTTTGTTTCCTCATCTGGGGGACATTGGGAAGAATTATGCTGTTTAAGTGGGATTGCAAAGAAAAATGATGCCTTCTTTGTCACTGAGACATGTGAACAAGCAATAGATAGCCAAACTCGTAGAATTTACACCGTTCCACAGATTAATCGGCATGAGAAAGGGTTCATTAAACATTTCTTTCAACTAGTTGCAACTGCATATAAAATGCTCACGCAAGAGTGTCCAGATGTTATCATTTCGACAGGTGCCTTGGTTGCGTTTCCATTCTGTCTCATTGGAAAGCTATGCGGATGCAAAATTATTTACATTGAATCTTTTGCGCGCGTGAAAGATAAATCACTGACAGGGAAACTTGTGTACCCATTTGCTGATCTTTTCCTAGTGCAATGGCGTGAACTTCTTCCTATATATCCCAAATCTGTATACGTTGGACCGATTTTCTAGGGAGTATGGGTGATTTTCGTTTCTGTTGGAACTCAAAAATTCCAGTTCAACCGTCTCATTCAGTCCATTGATGACTTTGTCCGTGATGGAAAAATACAGGACGAGGTTGTTATGCAGACAGGATATAGCAGTTATCTCCCTCGATTAATAGAATCCCACAAATTTTTTTCTCCAGAAAAGTTCGATACGTATATCGACGACTGTGATGTTCTTGTCACGCATGGCGGTGTTGGGACTATCGTCAAAGGACTTAAAGCCAACAAACCAGTTGTCGTCGTTCCTCGTTTAGAACAATTCCGAGAGCATGTCGACAATCATCAAATTGAAATCGCTGATGCCTTTGCCGCAAAGAATTACATACTGAAGTGCATAGATGTCAATAGTCTGCCGTCGTTGCTCTACGTAGCTGAAACACATTCCTTCGAACGATATGTTTCTCAACAGGGCAAAGCTATTGATGTAATTGAAAAATTCTTAACATCCTCTAATCAGAAGGAACGATAGTCATGCGGGTTCTTATGGTAGGGGTCGATGAGAATACTGTCGGTGGCATGCTGACTGTTGTGCAGAATTATCAAAAGGCGTCAGACTTTTGTGACTCGACTCATCTGGAATATATTGCCACTGCAACGAGAGCTGGCGCATGGGGGAAAATCAAGAAGATGCTGCTCGGTTTCGCGCGCATTGCCTTCACCATCCGCAAGCACGATATCGATATCGTACACGTGCATATGTCAGAGCGAGGCAGTGTGTTCCGTGAAGGGTTCGTTGTACTTCTTGCCAACACTCTTGGTTCAAAAACTATTATTCACATGCACGGTGCGGAAATCGAGACATGGTACAAAAACCAGTGGCCTTTAGTACGAAAACTGATCCGCTATATCTTCTGTTCCGCCGATCGTATGCTAATTCTCGGCACAAAATGGAGACCCTTCATCAGCGAGGTTATGCAAGGACAAACGCAGAAGATAAAGGTCCTTCGCAATGCCGTACATGTCGAGTCATCGAATATGGCATGTGCATCCGCAACGGACATACTGTTCTATGGTGCACTAATCAAACGAAAAGGTGTGGACGACTTGTTACAAGCATTCGCCGCCATCAAAGATGAGATTCCAACTATGAATCTTCGTTTATACGGAGACGACCAGGATTATCGTCCGATTGAGAAAATCTCTGAATTCGGCTTGGAAGGACGTGCCTCATATGGAGGATGGGTCACTCCGGACAATCGTGAACAAGTGTTTGCCAATACACTAGTGAACGTATTGCCTTCATACAATGAGGGTTTGCCCATGACAATCCTTGAAAGTATGGGCTATGGGATTCCCAATATCTCCACTAACATCGCGGCGATTCCCGAAGCTGTGGACGATGGCGTAAATGGTTTCCTTGTCCGACCAGGTGATGTAGAAGCTTTGAAACAAAGGTTGCTTAAGCTATGCACGGACAAAGAACTTTGGCAACAATTCAGCAACAATGCTCATACGAAGGCCTATGATTTTTTTTCTTTGGATTCGCATATTAAACGTCTGCTGTCCATCTATGACGAGTTGCTTGCTGATCATTCCCATGACGAAAAGGGCTTCTAATGAACTATCCCTTAACAGCGCATACACCGCATATGGCACTCAGTCCTCTCATGTGTTCGTCCTTTGATTCTTGCCCATATCTTGTCGAAGAAACCTGTCCAAAGGCGACGTTATGACAAAGCCTCTTGTATCTTTGATTATTCCTGCTTTTAATGCAGCGAAATATTTACGTTCATGCATCACGAGTCTTACTGCACAAACTTACGATAATATCGAAATTATCATTGTTGATGACGGCTCGAGCGATAATACGTTGGCCTTATCTTATGAAATGGCTTCAATTGATCATCGCATACATGTTATTCATCAAGAAAATGCAGGTGTCTCAATTGCTAGAAATATCGGTATAGATCATGCCTCTGGTAAATATCTACAGTTCGTTGATGCAGATGACGAACTCATCGGCGATGCTTTAGAATTAGAAATTCAAGCATTGCAAAAAAAACCAGCTGATGTTCTTCACTTCGATTTTCAGCCATTTAACAGTTATGGTCCGCTACCTAGAACAAAAGAAGTCCTTGCATCGTTTCCTATAGATGATTTCTCTGGTTCCGAACGCGCCATGGAACATGTTCATCGAGGGGCTATCGGCAATTACGTATGGGCATTTCTTCTTAAGACATCAATCTTGAAGGAGAAAGGTCTGCGATTCAGGCCAAACCTCATATTCGGAGAAGATGCATTATTTGTCAATGAATTGCTTGCATCAATTGATTCTGTCGCATATCTCAACCGGCAGATATATCGATATCGGGAGGAGGATGGGGTTTCCTCAATGAGAAAACTCCAGTTTTCTCTTGATGATGAATATGTTGTCCAGCAACTTGATGTTTTATACGAATCTCTACCAAAGATTCCAACTTATTCAATTTATCGAACCAAATTACTTATCGATGCCTATTGTGTGTTGCCAGATAAAAAAACAGATCCCAATACTAAAAAAACTGCCCGAAGGCTATCTAAGCAATTACGCCAAGCCACGAAATATAATCTTTTTCAACAATTGCCTCAAAAATATGCTTTGAAACTGTTTCTTATTGACATAGGTTTATATGATTTAGGTATCTTTTTTTCTCGTAGCACTCGCCTAATGAAATGCTGTAATAAAGATGAATTCAACAACAAATAAGTTTTTTCCCAAAAAAGTCGCGAAACGAGGCTTTCTAGTCGAGTTTGACATAACACGACAGTTAACTTGTTTCTTCTTCTGTGCCACATACATACTGCTAAGCATGACAGATGGTCTTCTGATAGCGCAAGGAGTTAGTTCGGACAATTTATTGGTGAGAATGAAATATTTCACCATGTTGACCACTATTGGATTCTCGATAATACATATGTTCTTTTATCGACATCACAATTATTTCTGGAAAGAGACGAAGCAGATTATTCTGCTCATAATAGGAATCACGTTTGTTTCATGCCTTCAAATTCTTCAGACAGGACAGTTTACCTCCCTCACTGTTGATAATCTTCTCAAGATTTTATTACCAGCCATAATGGCTTATGGGGTGTTGAATACGCTTTCTTTTAAAGAGCTTCAAAATTGCATGGTAATAATATTCATTTCTTCAGTGATTGGCTATCTATGCGAACTTGGCTTCAAACATGTTTCAATCGATATGATTGTCAACGCTGATTATGCAAATTCTTCATCGCCATTTGAGTCTAGTTACTTTGCTGGAATGTCGATTACTTTATGTTTTTTCTATTGTTATTACAGAAAGAACCGTCTTCTGACAATATTAAGTGTCCTCTATGTTATAGCTACTTTTAAACGATTGGCAATCATTTTCGCAATTCTTTTTTTCATTTTACCCTTTTTTCTGAATCTGGATAAAAAGCTTCCAACTTGGAATCGTCAAGTATTGAAACTATTTTTCTTACTTGTCACCTATATATACTACTGGCTGTTACTTCCTCAAACGGAAGAAATCTTTTTTAATATTTTTCATGACACTCAACAGCATTTCACCATGGGACGCAATGTTTTTTTGGATACGCTAATCAATTCTGATTATAGAGCATTTGGATATGGCTCAACCGATATCGTACTCGGTTTCAGTTTAGAGATGGACTTAATACAAATTGCTCTTGAAATGGGTCCGATAATCTTATTTCTTTTTATAAACAGTTTTTGGAACTTAACAGCAGATAACATCTATATCACATTTATTATCCTATTTGAATTTGCTAATTTTTTAACCTCTCATTCTTTAAACAGTAATTACAAATGGGGCTTAACATTCATTGTTATTGGAATGATTGTTTATATGTCGAAAGAGCGAGATAACTTCTTTGAAAAATCTGCAGGCAAACAAAATATCTACACTCATAGCCACTTGTATAGCAGCCTAAATGCTTTACATAAAAAAGGATGAGATATGAAACATGCTTTTTTGATTATGGCTCACAACAACTGGAATCAACTAAAGACGCTTATATCTCTTCTTGATGACGAACGTTGTTCTATTTTCTTACATGTGGATAATGGATCGAAAAGTTTTAATCAACAAATGTTTGAAGGATTGACCGAACATGCGTCTTTGAGGTTTCTTCCTCGCATGAACATCTCGTGGGGTGGAGATAGACAGATTTTTTGCGAGATGCTTTTACTAAAAGAATCTCGCAAGAGCAATTGTGATTATTATCATCTATTGTCTGGCATGGATTTACCATTGCATAAGATAGATTATATTGATCGTTTCTTTGAAGAGCATAACGGAAAAGAATTTGTTCATTTTACGGAGATAGGTGATTCTATAAGCACTAGTACACGTGATAGAATCGCGATCTGGCACCCTTTCCAAAATCAACTCGGAAGGCACTGCAGTTATGTCGATTTCGCTCTAAGTAATATTCAAAAGAGTATACACGTCGATAGGCTTCAGTCATGCACAAAAACACTTGGTAAAGGCGCGCAGTGGTTCAGTATTACTCGAAATTTTGTAGACTATGTAATCACAAATTGGTCATACTATCAAAAAATGTTTACCAATTCATATTGTGCAGATGAAATGTTCTTACAGACTATGCTTCTGAATTCTCCGCTCCGAAAAAATATTTTTCGTCCAGAACCAGACGATGACTATGCATCAATTATGCGTATTATCGATTGGGAGAGAGGAAATCCTTATGTCTTCAGAGCTTGTGACTTAGAGACATTACGCAATTCTGCTATGCTTTTTGCGAGAAAATTTGATGAAAGAATTGACAACAACGTAATTATGAAAATCGCAAAAGAAATCAGATCGTCTAATTAGATTTTCAAATTGAGATGTTGTGCACATTTCAATATATCTTACTGAAAGGCTTACGGTAATCATCGTGCACGAGAAAATTGCAATACTAACTATCAACGATATCGACAACTATGGTAACAGACTACAGAACTATGCTCTTGTGCAGTTACTGGGTGGGAAGGATACATGCACAACGATTCATTTAGATATATACCGATATAGTATCTTTAAATACTATATTCGTCCTTTTTCTACAGTCCTCAGGATGATTAAGGCGAGTATTTCACAAAATCATAAACTCTATTGGAAACGCATCAGCAAGGCAAAGCAGTTTACAACCAGATATGCTTCTAACAACATCTTTTCTTTGACTGCTTATAAAGGTCTAAAGGTTCGAGGCAATAATCAACTGAAGACGGTAGTTATAGGCTCTGATCAGGTATGGAATTATGAATGGCTTTCCAAAGAAGACTTATCCCTTCGTCTAGGATCTTTTGCTTCTTCTGATGTGCCTACCATCAGTTATGCCGCCAGTATAGGTGTATCTAGGATTGACGGTAGCGTGGGTCCTGTATTTCGGGAATATCTCCCTCGCTTAAAAGCGATTTCAGTTCGCGAGGATCGCGCTCGAGAATTGATTAAAGAAGTTGCAGACTTGAATGCGGCTGTTGTGCTAGATCCTACACTCATGATTACCTCAAAAGAGTGGCTTAAGATTACAGAAAACTTTGTCTCAGGTGATGACCGATACGTGCTCACCTACTTTATAGGGAAACCAAGTGCGGCGCAGGAGCGCACTATTCAGGAATACGCGACTGCTCATAACTGCAGGGTGCGCCGCATGCTTGATTTGCGTGATCCGGAGACATATGTGTCAGGCCCGCAGGATTTTGTTGAGCTCTTCTCCAAGTCGGAGTATGTGTTCACTGATTCCTATCACGCTTGCTGTTTCTCGATTCTGTTCCATAAGCAATTTACTGTATTCAATCGAGATGGCATGAAGGGTAGTATGAACTCGCGCATGGAGACCTTGTTTCGTCTATTCGATCTCAACGCTGTCGTGATGGACGACGGTCTCGCCCCCGTGATCGACTACGACAAGGTCGACCGGCTGCTCGAACGTCACCGTGCTGAGTCGCAAGCCTGGCTCGATAAAGCTATGGAAATTGAATGATGGCGACTGACAATATCGGGCTAGCCGTTGTCTCAGTAGAAAGGCCTAATCCATGAAGAAACCTTCTCCGGTCTGACGCATGTGTCTTTACAATCTATCGGCCATATCTTGGCATATTCCGATGCTGTGTCGCAAAACCTGTCAGATTTGAATATGTTTTGCTAATTAATTCAAACTATTATGAGCTTTTCTGGAAGACAATCATTCATGAAACAAAAAAACCGTACGCAATATGCCTTGAAAAATTTTTTCTGGGCAACAATCGGCAATTTGTCGAACTCGTTGATTAGTTTTATATCCAGAACAGTTTTTATCTATACGCTTGGCGCGTCATATCTTGGCATCAATGGACTGTTCACCAATATTCTTGGGATGTTGTCACTCACAGAGCTGGGAGTCGGCGCAGCGATTAGTTTCAGCTTGTACAAGCCGTTGGCAGAGAGTGACATAAGAAAGATTCAAGCATTAATCAACTTCTACCGTATTGCTTATAGAATCATCGCGTTGATCGTTGCCGTCCTCGGTGTTTCACTGATACCATTTCTTGGATACGTAGTGAATGGAGTTGACGAAATTGAAAATATCGAACTGATTTACTGTATCTTTCTCTTTGATTCCATAACTTCCTATCTCATTAGTTATAAAACCACGATACTAAATGCTG
Above is a window of Bifidobacterium eulemuris DNA encoding:
- a CDS encoding glycosyltransferase family 4 protein, which translates into the protein MKIAFIGHKRIPSREGGIEVVAEELSTRMAARGEQVVVYNRRGHNVAGAQYDNSANRDDTPYVYKGVKVIPVTTIDVRGLAALTSSFFATLKAIKARPDVIHYHAEGPCVPLRLAHWAGIRTVATIHGLDWQRAKWGRFASAYLKLGERIAAKYANEIIVLSRNVQRYFKDTYGRDVRFIPNGIERHQPVPAKEISERYDLGKDDYVLFLGRIVPEKGVHYLIEAFKRLDTDKKLVIAGGSSDSADYYEQIKAAVAEDPRIILTGFVEGRTLEELYSNAYLYVLPSDLEGMPMSLLEAMSYGNACLTSDIPECAEVVGDHAVTFHHSDVDDLRDRLGVLLADSTRINELKNEASDYITDKYEWDKVTGQTLDLYEGKTNAPFLQVCESGWRAYEYV
- the pssD gene encoding PssD/Cps14F family polysaccharide biosynthesis glycosyltransferase; this translates as MKICFVSSSGGHWEELCCLSGIAKKNDAFFVTETCEQAIDSQTRRIYTVPQINRHEKGFIKHFFQLVATAYKMLTQECPDVIISTGALVAFPFCLIGKLCGCKIIYIESFARVKDKSLTGKLVYPFADLFLVQWRELLPIYPKSVYVGPIF
- the pssE gene encoding PssE/Cps14G family polysaccharide biosynthesis glycosyltransferase, with translation MIFVSVGTQKFQFNRLIQSIDDFVRDGKIQDEVVMQTGYSSYLPRLIESHKFFSPEKFDTYIDDCDVLVTHGGVGTIVKGLKANKPVVVVPRLEQFREHVDNHQIEIADAFAAKNYILKCIDVNSLPSLLYVAETHSFERYVSQQGKAIDVIEKFLTSSNQKER
- a CDS encoding glycosyltransferase family 4 protein, which gives rise to MRVLMVGVDENTVGGMLTVVQNYQKASDFCDSTHLEYIATATRAGAWGKIKKMLLGFARIAFTIRKHDIDIVHVHMSERGSVFREGFVVLLANTLGSKTIIHMHGAEIETWYKNQWPLVRKLIRYIFCSADRMLILGTKWRPFISEVMQGQTQKIKVLRNAVHVESSNMACASATDILFYGALIKRKGVDDLLQAFAAIKDEIPTMNLRLYGDDQDYRPIEKISEFGLEGRASYGGWVTPDNREQVFANTLVNVLPSYNEGLPMTILESMGYGIPNISTNIAAIPEAVDDGVNGFLVRPGDVEALKQRLLKLCTDKELWQQFSNNAHTKAYDFFSLDSHIKRLLSIYDELLADHSHDEKGF
- a CDS encoding glycosyltransferase family 2 protein; this translates as MTKPLVSLIIPAFNAAKYLRSCITSLTAQTYDNIEIIIVDDGSSDNTLALSYEMASIDHRIHVIHQENAGVSIARNIGIDHASGKYLQFVDADDELIGDALELEIQALQKKPADVLHFDFQPFNSYGPLPRTKEVLASFPIDDFSGSERAMEHVHRGAIGNYVWAFLLKTSILKEKGLRFRPNLIFGEDALFVNELLASIDSVAYLNRQIYRYREEDGVSSMRKLQFSLDDEYVVQQLDVLYESLPKIPTYSIYRTKLLIDAYCVLPDKKTDPNTKKTARRLSKQLRQATKYNLFQQLPQKYALKLFLIDIGLYDLGIFFSRSTRLMKCCNKDEFNNK
- a CDS encoding beta-1,6-N-acetylglucosaminyltransferase — its product is MKHAFLIMAHNNWNQLKTLISLLDDERCSIFLHVDNGSKSFNQQMFEGLTEHASLRFLPRMNISWGGDRQIFCEMLLLKESRKSNCDYYHLLSGMDLPLHKIDYIDRFFEEHNGKEFVHFTEIGDSISTSTRDRIAIWHPFQNQLGRHCSYVDFALSNIQKSIHVDRLQSCTKTLGKGAQWFSITRNFVDYVITNWSYYQKMFTNSYCADEMFLQTMLLNSPLRKNIFRPEPDDDYASIMRIIDWERGNPYVFRACDLETLRNSAMLFARKFDERIDNNVIMKIAKEIRSSN
- a CDS encoding polysaccharide pyruvyl transferase family protein, with the protein product MHEKIAILTINDIDNYGNRLQNYALVQLLGGKDTCTTIHLDIYRYSIFKYYIRPFSTVLRMIKASISQNHKLYWKRISKAKQFTTRYASNNIFSLTAYKGLKVRGNNQLKTVVIGSDQVWNYEWLSKEDLSLRLGSFASSDVPTISYAASIGVSRIDGSVGPVFREYLPRLKAISVREDRARELIKEVADLNAAVVLDPTLMITSKEWLKITENFVSGDDRYVLTYFIGKPSAAQERTIQEYATAHNCRVRRMLDLRDPETYVSGPQDFVELFSKSEYVFTDSYHACCFSILFHKQFTVFNRDGMKGSMNSRMETLFRLFDLNAVVMDDGLAPVIDYDKVDRLLERHRAESQAWLDKAMEIE